TTACTATGCCCGGCGCCTGCTGAATAAAGAGGGCATAGAAGGGCTGGCCTGGATCCCTCGGGTTTCTGCTGCTGAGCGTGCCCGTTTTGAGGGCGAAGCGGGAATTGCCATTCGTGAGCAGGATGGGCGGGGCGGCCTGCAATATGCCGGCTCCAGAGCGATGTATTATCCCTTTGCCTTGATGGTTGTTCCTCGCGGCCGCCTTCCCATGGCTGGCTTTGATTTGGGCAGCACCGAACAGGCTGCCGCACTGGAGCAGGCCATTGCCAGCGGCAGGACTGTGTTGCTGCGGCGCAGTGCCATTCATGCCGAAGAGCCCGAAAGACCCGATGACTGGCGTTATCTGATGCCGGTCTATATGCCCGGTTTTAATGCCGAGCAGGCTTCGCCTCAGGAAAGGCAAGGTTCTTTTCTTGGCTTTGCCAGCGTGCTGATCTATTTCGACGAGCTGGCCAAAGCGTTGGCGCACAGCATGGAAGCCCGTGGCGTTAGCGTGTGCGTGACCATGACCGCACACGATGGCACGGATCCCGTGACCATTCTGGATAACCGCGGTCCGGCGCAAAAAAACAGGGCGCCCGACTGGTTTAATCACCCGGAATATCTTGCCGACAGAACCTTTTTGATGAAAAGCTGGTCTGTGAGTCCCTGGCAGCCGGCCCAGTCACTTTTTATGCAACTCTGGATGCTGGGCGGAATGGTACTGATGCTGCTGGTGACCTCCTATGTCGTCAATACCCAGCTCCATAATGTGCGCACAGTGCAACGAATTGCCAGGCGCACCGAAGCCTTGAAAAAAACCAGAATGGAGCTGGCCGGCATTCTGGACAGCCTGACCAATTACATTGTTGAAGTTGACGCCGCCGGCCGTGTTACCAAGGTCAACCAGTCACTGCTCAATGACTATGGGGGACACAAACAGCAACTGCTGGGGCGGCAGATTACCGATATCCCCTGGCTGCAGAACCTGCCGGCCGCCAGGCAACAGTTGAAACGGGATCTTAACAGGGCCTGGCAAGGTCTTCGTACACGAAGGGATTTCATGCTTTACCGACAATCCCGCCAGCCGTTTTTTGTGGATGTAAACGTGATCCCGATTTCCGGTGGTCGGGGGGAAGTGGAAAAGGTGATCATTTCCGCCATTGATATCACCGAACGCAAAACCGCAGAAGATAATCTGAAAAAAAGCGGCCAGATGCTGTTGGCCATGAACCAGTCGCTGGAAGGCCTGGTAGACGAACGTACTCAGGAGCTGAAAGCCCTGACAGGGCAACTCGAAGACAGGGTCAGGGAGCGAACTGCCGAGTTGGTGCAGGCCAGACAGGAAGCCGAGCGGGCCAATCAGTCCAAGTCCTATTTTCTGGCCACCATGAGCCATGAGATTAGAACGCCGCTCAATGGCGTGATCGGCATGCTGGATGTGATGGCCAGGACCGATCTGACCCGCCGGCAACAAGAGATCCTGGATATCATTCAGTATTCCGCCCTGTCGCTGAAAGAGCTGATCAATGCGATTCTGGAGTTTTCCAAAATCGAGTCCGGCAAGGTGGAGCTGGAAAAAACGCCCTTTGATATCATTCACATGATTGAACAAACCTGTGTGGCGCTGGATCAGCAGGCCAGTGCCCAGGGGGTGGAGCTCATGCTGTTTGTGGATCCCTCACTGCCCGAGCGGGTGATTTCCGACAGCCTGCGTTTGCGACAGATCCTGCTTAATCTGGTCAGCAATGCCATCAAGTTCAGCAGTATCAGGAAGCCGGGCAAGGTTTCGGTACGGGCCAGCCTGTCGGACAACGGCCGTTCGTCCATCGTGGTCCAGTTTGAGGTGGCCGACAATGGCGTGGGTATGAGCCAGGAGGCCATTGCCAGTATTTTCGAGGCCTTTACCCAGGCCGACTCGGGCACTACCCGTCGCTTTGGCGGCACCGGACTGGGGCTGACCATCAGTCATCATTTGATCACCCTGCTGAACGGTGATATTCAGGTGCAGAGCGAGCCCGAACGGGGCAGTTGCTTTACGGTGACGCTGCCGTTCGAGCTTGAGCATGAATATAGCCCCAGCCCCCGGTACGACACTCGGCTCGACGGGCTGGGTTGCCTGGTGATTGGTGGCAATCAGGGGGTATCTGAAGATCTGCTGTGTTACCTCAGGCATGAACGGGCGCGAGTGCATTTTGCCCCCGATATCGAGTCTGCCCGCCAACTGCGTGACCTCTATCCAGAAGGGCGCTGTATCTGGATTTATGATGCCACCCGCCAGAGATTTCCTGTGGCGCAGCTCAGGCAGGCGGCAGCGGCATGGCCCGAGCACAGGGTAAGTTTTGTTACGCTGGAGCGCGGTGCTCGCCGGCGTGCGAGAAAGGTGGCCGATGATCATGTGATGCTCGATGCCAATGTGCTCAGAAGGGCGGCCTTTATTGAAGCCGTGGCCGGAGCCGCCGGCTATGTTGAGCTGCCCGACAAACAGGCCCTGATGGCCCGGGCGAAGGCCAGGGAAACACTGGCGCCGCGGCCGGGGGCGCGCATTCTGGTGGCCGAAGACAATGTGGTGAATCAAAAGGTCATTTGGCAACAGCTGGCGCTCTTGGGTTATGAGGCCGATATGGCCGACAATGGGGCCGTCGCTCTCGCGCTTTACCGGCAGCATCATTATGATCTGCTGCTTACCGATCTCAACATGCCGGAAATGGACGGTTATCAACTGACCAGAAGGCTGCGTCAGGAGGATGGCAGCCAGGCATCCATTCCCATCATTGCCCTCACGGCCAATGCCTTCAAGGAAGACATGGCCCGCTGCCTGGAAGCGGGAATGAATGATTACCTGAGCAAACCGGTAGAGCTGGAGAAACTGAAGGAGATGCTTGGCCGCTGGCTATCGGCGCCACTGTCTTCACCGGCAATGACAAAAACTCAGTCTGAGCCGGTAAACGAGCCGGTAGATGCCGGTGTTCTCAGAGAACTGGTGGGGGGTGATGAAGCACTGTGCGCAGAATTACTGCAAGACTATCAACAGCAGCTGGAGCGGCAGATACGGGAAGTGCGCGAGGCCGCTGATATCGGTGATATAAAGCGTCTGGAAGAACTCGTACACAGCATGAAGTCCTCTTCCCGCTCGGTGGGGGCCCTGGCGCTTGGCGACGTGTGCCATCAAGTGGAAGTGACCTGTCATACTGATCCGCAGCAATTATCCCGGAACCGTGTGCAACGGCTGGAAATGGAAGCCGCACGAGTGATCGAATTTCTGAAACTTAATAAAAAATAATCACGGGGCAGACTGTTATGGACATATTGGTTGTCGACGATGATGTGGTGTCACTCAAGCTGTTAATTCATCATTTAAAAAAGCTGGGTTTTTCGAATGTCAGGGGCGTCGAAAGTGCAACGGATGCCCTGCGGTTGATAAAGGATGAGAACCATGTTCCCGATCTGGTTTTTCTGGATATCAACATGCCTGGCATGGACGGACTGGCCCTGATCAGAGAGCTGGAAAACATGCAGTTCAATGGTGATTTGGTATTGGTCAGTGGCCAGGACAAGAAAATACTGCACTCTTCCATTGAGTTATCCAGAGCGTGCAAAGTCAACCTGGTAGGGCATATAGAAAAACCGGCCACTCAGTCCAGTCTGGCCGAGCTGTTTGAACGACTTGATGACAAGGGCATTCAAGCCGGCCGCCATGAGTGGCAGCCTGCTGGTCGTGAGCTTGCTGCCGCCATTGAGCAGCGCGAGCTGGTTAACCACTACCAGCCCAAAATCTGTCTTGCCAGCGGCGCCGTAGCCGGGCTGGAGGCGCTGGTTCGGTGGCAGTACCCCGGGCTGGGGCTGATGGGGCCCGACCGGTTTATTGGAGCGGCAGAGCATTATGGCCATATTGATGCGCTTACTCACTTGGTTGTGGAAAATGCTCTGCGGGATTGCCGAGCCTGCTTGCAGGCTGAGGAGCCATTGTCGGTGTCGATCAATATATCCATGCTGAGCCTGTCATCGCCCGAGGTAATGACGGGCCTTTACCATCTGGTGCTGGAGCATGGTGTTTCTCCTCGTCGGATCACCTTTGAGGTCACGGAAAGCCACGTGCTGAATGACAGGCGTCAGCCTCTGGAAATACTGACACGATTAAAAATGCTGGGGTTTGGTCTGTCCATCGATGATTATGGGACAGGATATTCCAGCCTACGTCAGCTAAGGGACTATCCCTTTGATGAATTGAAGCTGGATCGTTCATTTATTGATGGCATCAGTGAAAGCGTGTCAAAACGTAATATATATAACTCTACCGTTGCCATGGCCAAAGACCTTGGTATGACTGTCGTGGCCGAAGGGGTGGAGAACATTGATGATTTGAATTTACTGAAAAGCACTGGTTGCAATTTTGCCCAGGGGTTTCTGCTGGCAAGGCCCATGCCAATAGAGACGGTACTTGAGTGGCTTCCAAGGAATGAGCACCCTGTTATTGCGGTAAAAATATGACTTTAAGGTGAAGGGTAGTGATGGTTATCAAAGGAAGCGCCGACGTTTTTGTCGCTACGGGAAGCAACAGTACGGCAGAAATCATCAGTCAGATGCTGATACCTGAGTTTGAACGACTGATCATATGCACATCGACGGAGCATGTTGTCAAAGAATTTGATGCATCTGGTGCTTGTGTATTGGTGCTGGCATACAATGAGGTTGTTCAATCCGGCGAGGTATATGATTTGCTATGCCGTCACAGTAAAAAGATTAATCTTTTACCTCACAAGGCCCTGTTGTTATGCAATAAGCATGAGGCAAAAGTAGCCTATGACTATTGTCGCGACGGTAAGTTTGACAATTATGTGGTATTCTGGCCTCTTTCTTATGATCCGTTCCGTTTATTGATGTCGATACATCAGGCATTGGTTGAACTGGACAAAATTCATCACTTGCGCGAAAAGGACAAGGTAACGCGCGAACAGCGAAATCACCTTGTTAATCTGGAAGCGCTGTTGGCCAGACAGTTGAAGGAAAGCAGTAACTTTACACTGCAGGTTAATCATGCTGTTG
The Oceanimonas pelagia genome window above contains:
- a CDS encoding response regulator — encoded protein: MSECLALFAVVPFIHNASITGNRKRRFDSLRLRLLPLVVGLLLVVANISLARAEKSESDQQFSMLSDLLHEHFESALLSLDEIIKALAAFMLSSHKVEPAEFDYYARRLLNKEGIEGLAWIPRVSAAERARFEGEAGIAIREQDGRGGLQYAGSRAMYYPFALMVVPRGRLPMAGFDLGSTEQAAALEQAIASGRTVLLRRSAIHAEEPERPDDWRYLMPVYMPGFNAEQASPQERQGSFLGFASVLIYFDELAKALAHSMEARGVSVCVTMTAHDGTDPVTILDNRGPAQKNRAPDWFNHPEYLADRTFLMKSWSVSPWQPAQSLFMQLWMLGGMVLMLLVTSYVVNTQLHNVRTVQRIARRTEALKKTRMELAGILDSLTNYIVEVDAAGRVTKVNQSLLNDYGGHKQQLLGRQITDIPWLQNLPAARQQLKRDLNRAWQGLRTRRDFMLYRQSRQPFFVDVNVIPISGGRGEVEKVIISAIDITERKTAEDNLKKSGQMLLAMNQSLEGLVDERTQELKALTGQLEDRVRERTAELVQARQEAERANQSKSYFLATMSHEIRTPLNGVIGMLDVMARTDLTRRQQEILDIIQYSALSLKELINAILEFSKIESGKVELEKTPFDIIHMIEQTCVALDQQASAQGVELMLFVDPSLPERVISDSLRLRQILLNLVSNAIKFSSIRKPGKVSVRASLSDNGRSSIVVQFEVADNGVGMSQEAIASIFEAFTQADSGTTRRFGGTGLGLTISHHLITLLNGDIQVQSEPERGSCFTVTLPFELEHEYSPSPRYDTRLDGLGCLVIGGNQGVSEDLLCYLRHERARVHFAPDIESARQLRDLYPEGRCIWIYDATRQRFPVAQLRQAAAAWPEHRVSFVTLERGARRRARKVADDHVMLDANVLRRAAFIEAVAGAAGYVELPDKQALMARAKARETLAPRPGARILVAEDNVVNQKVIWQQLALLGYEADMADNGAVALALYRQHHYDLLLTDLNMPEMDGYQLTRRLRQEDGSQASIPIIALTANAFKEDMARCLEAGMNDYLSKPVELEKLKEMLGRWLSAPLSSPAMTKTQSEPVNEPVDAGVLRELVGGDEALCAELLQDYQQQLERQIREVREAADIGDIKRLEELVHSMKSSSRSVGALALGDVCHQVEVTCHTDPQQLSRNRVQRLEMEAARVIEFLKLNKK
- a CDS encoding EAL domain-containing response regulator, which translates into the protein MDILVVDDDVVSLKLLIHHLKKLGFSNVRGVESATDALRLIKDENHVPDLVFLDINMPGMDGLALIRELENMQFNGDLVLVSGQDKKILHSSIELSRACKVNLVGHIEKPATQSSLAELFERLDDKGIQAGRHEWQPAGRELAAAIEQRELVNHYQPKICLASGAVAGLEALVRWQYPGLGLMGPDRFIGAAEHYGHIDALTHLVVENALRDCRACLQAEEPLSVSINISMLSLSSPEVMTGLYHLVLEHGVSPRRITFEVTESHVLNDRRQPLEILTRLKMLGFGLSIDDYGTGYSSLRQLRDYPFDELKLDRSFIDGISESVSKRNIYNSTVAMAKDLGMTVVAEGVENIDDLNLLKSTGCNFAQGFLLARPMPIETVLEWLPRNEHPVIAVKI